The window TGAAAGGTATCCAGGTAAGATGTGTATTTTGTCCTTATTAGTAGTACTCAGTgctgaaagaaaacataatttaCAATTATGGAATTAActttgctgctgttttgttttttgtttttttcacaggagAAGTTTGGGATTGCTCAGTTGGCTGGGATGTCATGTGTCGTTGATGGAACCATTCCTCCGAGCTCGGGCCTGTCCAGCTCTAGTGCCTTAGTTTGTTGTGCCGGGCTCGTAACAATGGAGGCAAATCAGAAGTCGCTCTCCAAGGTACAGTGATTTAGAATTATAACATTTCATGTCAATGTGCTAAATACTCACATAGGGAAAAGTGTTATATAAAGTAACAATGGTGGTAGTTGCTGGTTTCTGTCACTATTCGTTTGTTATGAAATTATATTAAAATCAGCAAGATCCAGATTTCTTTACACTCATTCGTAGACAGCAGTCACCTAAATACACCAGATTTTGTTCCATCAAGTTCCATGAAATAGTCCCTGAGAAACTAACTAGAATGTCCAAAAAATGCCTTTTCTTGCAATGTTAAAGGAAAGTGACAAAagattcctggatctgtccctttatccagatctaCACCAAATTAATGGGATCTATTCCGGGCTGAGACCAACCCTctatccaagtttcatggaaatctgttcagtagtttttgtgtagtcCTGATGACAAACCAACCTTCTTTGCCcaggaaaaaatatgaatatcaGCAAAAAAATAACTATTTGAGAAGCAAATGCGACTCATAATGCTCTTCACTTTCACGGCAGTTGTCAATATGCGagtatatttgttgttttaaaatatttattcctTTTCTCATTATCGTCCTCTAGGTGGCACTTGCTGAGCTATGTGCCAAATGTGAGCGCTACATCGGCACAGAGGGCGGAGGCATGGACCAGTCCATCTCATTCCTGGCAGAGAAGGGAACGGTATGTTGCTTTCCTGTCAGTGAAGGTCCAACAAGTTGATCAGGATCATATGGTCATCCAATCTAATAATACACCAAGTGAATGTCTAAAAGAAAGCATGTCTGGCCACATAAGTAATGATTTTAATAACGTTTTTTTTGCTGATGATCCTTTTCTGTGTAGGTAACAGTCAACAGTTGTGTtatgagttttttgtttttgtctttcaggcCAAGCTGATAGAGTTCCAGCCTCTGAGAGCTACTGATGTGAAGCTCCCTGATGGGGCCGTGTTTGTGATCTCCAACTGCTGTGTGGAGATGAACAAAGCTGCTTCTTCTCACTTCAACATCCGTGTGGTGGAGTGTCGCATCGCCACAAAGGTACGGTGATATTGGGAACGGGCTTTCAACCGGTTTCTGGAGTAGTGACGAATGATTAATGGATTATTgagatttttcagtttttgtttggttgtaCGTTCATTACACTTCATATTGCTTCTACATCCTGTGATGTGAATCTTCTGTAGGCATCACTTGATTTAAAGGACAAACCCGAAAAACTCTTGTGCTCTCTTGGgcctgtcaaaacaaaaatatttttatatacatGATCAGAAGTGTCAAAGAGAAATGTTCTAAAATAGATTATAATGCAACTATAGTGCGATCTGACATGAATGAACAACTCTTATATGAGTTTGATTATGCCCCACTTCCCTTGTTGCATATTAGAATTAATATATAATTAATAAGCTGCAGCTGGGTCACAACATAGACTCAGCAGAGCACTGCATTAAAACCTTTTATCTGAAACAAATACCTCTGAATATCAATAAAGTGGAGAGAATTTCTTGAAACATACATCTCATAACTGACATCAAACAGTTGTGTGTGAGTGGCTCCATCAGAGCTGGTTAAAAAGATGTCTTGGCGTGTGTGCCTTCAGATGCTGGCCCAGGCCCGGGGTCTGGACCCGAGCAGGTTGATGAAGCTGGCCCAGGTTCAGACGGAGCTGAAGGCCTCCCTGGAGGAGATGCTGGCTCTGGTGGACGAGGTGCTGCATCCTGAGCCGTACGGCCGAGAGGAGATCTGCAAGGCGCTGGGCATCACCTCGGAGCAGTTTTCAACAGAGCTGCTGAGCGCTAACACCCAGCATGGTGAGAAACATCATGCAGcaacgtttgtgttttttttatatgtcaGAGCTGAATTATCACTGAAACAATCAGCTTAGTTTCCAGTTAGTTAAGGTTAAATAATGACAGTTTTGCTGATTGGCTAGCTGTTTGAAGTCACTTTCGCAAAGTGGGGAATTGtggatttcctttttttttttattttgaccgATTCCAATTCTTATCTCTTGAGGAATGTGTTGAAAAATCCCATGATATGTAATTGGTTAGTTTCATCCAGCCCTGTGTGAACATCACGACAACCAGGCATAAAGTTGGGCAGGaccagacaaactgacaaacagcACATctgcctcttctctctctgtcagagaTGCATTTCAAGCTGCACCAGCGAGCCAAGCACGTGTACGGTGAAGCCGCACGGGTCCTGCGGTTCAAAAGCGTGTGTGACTCTAAACCTGCTGACTCCGTACAGCTATTAGGGGACCTGATGAACCAGAGCCATGCCAGCTGCAGAGACCTGTATGAGTGCAGCTGTGCTGAACTGGATCAGCTGGTGGACATCTGTCTGTGAGTACAGCAAAGTTTCACCTGCATGGACCttttatagtttttatttttagtgtcGGTTGGTCAGTAAATTAATATGTGGCCTGTGTACTGTATACAGCAGATTTGGAAATATTGTCTTAACCATGATGAGATCTCAGTATTTGATCTGACAGCATTACCATCTCTTCCAGGTTCTATCCCTCATTCCTCCTAAGTAAAATACAGACTTACAGACAGTTTATTCGTATCGCTCTTGGTTGCAGGAAGTCGGGGGCTGTGGGATCTCGGCTGACAGGAGCAGGTTGGGGCGGCTGTGCCGTCTCCATGGTTCCTGATGAGAAGGTGGAGTCCTTCTTACAATCGGTGAGGGAGGCCTACTACCTCCCTGATCCACGCAGAGCAGCGATGGAGAAACAGAGTCTGTTTGTGTCGAGGCCAGGTGGAGGGGCTGCAGTTTTACTCGAGGAGTGAAAGACAGCAATGATGTCTGTTTATACAGCTATCATATAGTCTTACAAACGTGGCTGCAGGgaaataaatgacattttcacactttcacTTGAGACAAAGAGCACTAGCAAATAACAATGCAAAAATGTCATCCTTACTTTGCTGTTTACTTTAACGTTTTCACTTTCAACAGATTATTCTTCAATAACAAGGGCCAAAAATTCATTAACAGTGGTGAATTAATTCTTACAAAgggaatatgttttttttgttgttgaaacatgtttattaaaaTCAGGAATGTTTGGTGGGTTTTTAATAAGTTGATTTGTAAAAGaggacaaataaaacaacaatcatGTTCAATTTGTGCTGCTGTATGATATTCATCCATCCTTTTGTAACGTACATGATCATCATGCAGAAACAAGGGGGAGAAatcacaaagaaataaatgtgcTGAATATTTTCTGGCTTTACATGTTTCTTCTGGCTGTGATAGTGTCGGTGTGTGAACTGTAAGGAAGTCAAGCCCTGATCATAAGATCACATGCTGGGCTTGAGCTTCTCCACAGGATCTATTTTCACCTCATTAGAGAGCGATGATGGAGGAGGCTCGGAGGTCTAAGGCACACGTTACTGTACTGAGACTGTACTGGACTTGTAAACATTAAACTAAAGAATGAATGTTGTTGGTTTATAGTTGAGGTTTTCAAAGTCAATGTCCAGCATACTCTAAGCTttactatgttttttttgttttttttattatcagaaGCAACTGGCACCATGTTTGGTAACAACTCAAATGTTGTACTATGTTTAAAGCGTGGGCAAGCTCTGTATTTAAAAGAGGCTAACAGATTTAAGCCATGCATTCTAGTGTTGCACATTTCTTTGAATAAACTCAGGCCGAAGAACCTTCAAATATCACATAGAAATGCTGTATAATCTGTAACAGGAACCATTCAAGGCACAGCATAGGGAAAACAGAATCATTCAGAGGGCATTCATTGTATTTAAATCAATAATTAAGTTGTGCTTATCATCAACATTTGTAAATTCAGACTAGAGTTTCAGTGCATAGGCTTTTCAGATGGAAGTTATGAAAGTCTCGCTTTCTGTTTTTGCTTGTCATTATTCCCCTTCAGATACTGAAATGTCCCAACCTTTCTTTATTAATCATGAATCAACGCACCAACAATTTAAAGAGTAAGCTGGATCAGTTGACGCAGGATGGCAATTATTTCTCTAACTGTAGCAACTCATGCATAATATTGTCCTACATGATACCTGCTGCTGTCAAGATGAGTTTTCACAGTAAAGATTAAAAATGCTTCCTTGAGATTATCATACATGTCTCGGCAGACCTTTAACATTCAGCCCACATgattcacactaataaaaaaaaaaagaggtatgTCTGTGTTGTTGGATTTGAGCATAAACTCCCTCCTTGTGCGTGGTGTCCTGCAGTGAGTACAGTATctgtcagtggagttcaggctctGTGCTACTGCTTGGGAGTCTGTTTTTTGCTCTGTCGCCGCTTTCATCAGAGATGCAGGACACTTCATTCTTTCTCTTCAACATGTTTTCTATCCAGTTTGAGCTGTGTGGCGTTCTTCCAGGGGAGTGTGCAGAAGACACTGCGCTCGCCCTCATGTTTTTGCCCGAGGTGATCAGCTCTCCGTAGCCCTGCTGGTGGGAGAAGGCGTAAGCTGAGCGGCGGGAGCTCGTCCTGCGTACTCGCCTCAGGTTCTGCCCCTGAGGTCCTTCCCTCTTTCTGGACTGCTGTAGATGACGAACCTGTCAAGATACAGCAGTGGGAGGAAAAGCTAAAGTAGTGAACGTAGTAGAACAACAAGATAAGAGTACTCCATTaccaataaatatatatatatatattttgtaaaatcCTGCTTAAATGTAGGTAAAAATACAGAAGTATTAGCAGGAGAATTTACTTTAAGTATCAGAAGTAAAAGCAAAAAGTATCCCCTGTGACTGATATATTATTACTACTACAAATGCATCAATGTGTAAGCAGTATTTTACCATTGCAGCTGCTCGAGGTGGAGCTAGTTTAACTATTTTATGTACAATTTGGTCATTTAGTCCAGTGGATCCTAACCTAAAGGTCTGCCCCCTACAAAGTGTTGTGACATAAATCTGGTGGGTAGTGAGATGATAAATAAGGCGAGAGGGAAGAAAACGTCTCTAACAATGCCTTGTTTTATGAACTGTATTTTTTTGAGCTGATCATAATTTTTTCTTAACCTAAGAGTAACTATAGCTATAACCAAATGTAATGtagtaaaaagtgcaatatttccTCCTGAAATGTAGAAGGGTACAAGCATAAAGTACCATTAAAATGGAAGTACCCAAGTAAAGTACAACCACCTCCCAACTACACTTgactaaatgcatttatttatgctcCACAACTGGCATACAACCACGGGTGAAACGTTGAGCGTTCACAAACACTGTAAATGCATGAACGTTATTGTACCTTATCGGTTAGAGTTGGGAAGAGGTCTACCCTCAGGAAGCTGACAGCTAAGCCGGGCACAACACACACCACAGTGGTGAGCAGAATCACCAACCACACGCTCTGCTCGGAGAGACAGCTGCGTGCtgtgcctgaaaacacacaaatttcAATGTATCCATGTATCCATGCATCCATGCATCGGTTTTATTCCTTCACACAAACTCAACTGAGGCAAACTTACCAACAAATGGGAAATTACTTGGGAGGATGCCAAACATGCCGTTACTTTGCATTGCAAATAATATGGCGAAGTAGACTGTAACGCTGCCCCATATGAAGAGGTGATTGACAGCTGTCCAGTAGTGTTTGTCGAGTCCAATCtgggaacagaaaacatgcATCACAATCACCTGTCTCACCAACAGGGCTATTTTTGTCCCCTTTGTTCCGTTTGTACTCTTACCTGAACACTTACTACAATGACCAACGATGTTGCTATGGTGACAGCAAATGCCTGTTGGTCCTCTTTTACCATGACAGAGAAGGCTCCGTAAGGAATGAAGAAGAGCAGGAACGAGGTGCCCATCCCCTGCAGCGTGCACAGGAAGAACAGCCGCTTGTTGAAGAGGAGGTTCTGCTGGCCGGGTTTGTACAGGCCCGGGTAGCGAAGGCTGGTCCGGTCATCAACATCCTTTAAGAAAACAGAGAGATCGGGACTGTTATGGGATATGTTACATATTATGATATATTGGTAGAAGGAGTGAAAGAAGTGTTTGATGTTAGTTGTTGAACAATGTAGTATATGATATTGTATATTGATGAGGGTTAGTCATGTTAGGGGTTCCAgtcacatatactgtatgttaaaTTTACTGCTGTAACAACCAGAGATATGAACTTGAATGATGATGGAATAAGATTCGGGTCGAGTCGAGTCAAGTCACTGTTAAAGAAACAACTTGGAAGAGTAAGACTTgtgatttgacttgacttgacttgagaccgctgacacgccttccatagaggaagcagaggctggggactcagaggttgacccatccatcacccaagccgaagtcactgaggtagtccgtaagctcctcagtggcaaagcaccaggggtggatgagatccgccctgagtacctcaagtctctggatgttgtggggctgacacgtctctgcagcatcgcgtggcagtcggggacagtgcctctggactggcagaccggggtggtggtccccctatttaaaaagggggaccggagggtgtgttccaactatcgggggatcacactcctcagcctccccgggaaagtctattccagggtactggagaggagaattcggccgatagtcgaacctcggatccaggaggaacaatgcggttttcgtcctggccgtggaacactggaccagctctat is drawn from Sparus aurata chromosome 8, fSpaAur1.1, whole genome shotgun sequence and contains these coding sequences:
- the galk2 gene encoding N-acetylgalactosamine kinase, yielding MATNPPKLRTKITSNERLQNLKNTFETKYGEAPLFYAYAPGRVNLIGEHIDYCGYSVLPMAIEPNILAAVSVNTSGTITLANTNPQYKDYSVSCSEDIAIDRENPKWHYYFLCGVKGIQEKFGIAQLAGMSCVVDGTIPPSSGLSSSSALVCCAGLVTMEANQKSLSKVALAELCAKCERYIGTEGGGMDQSISFLAEKGTAKLIEFQPLRATDVKLPDGAVFVISNCCVEMNKAASSHFNIRVVECRIATKMLAQARGLDPSRLMKLAQVQTELKASLEEMLALVDEVLHPEPYGREEICKALGITSEQFSTELLSANTQHEMHFKLHQRAKHVYGEAARVLRFKSVCDSKPADSVQLLGDLMNQSHASCRDLYECSCAELDQLVDICLKSGAVGSRLTGAGWGGCAVSMVPDEKVESFLQSVREAYYLPDPRRAAMEKQSLFVSRPGGGAAVLLEE